The Cyclobacterium amurskyense genome contains the following window.
TTAAATAAAAAAATGTGCTATTCCTTAATTCTACTACACAGATAGTTACTTTCCAGTATTTTTTGTAATCCAACGAATAGCATAATATTCACAAGCCCCTTTTCCTGCATTCCGTATGCCGTGCGAATCCATGGCATGCAAATAGATAAGAGAGCCCGGTCCAAGCAGATACGGGACGCCATTAACCATCTCTTCTACTTCTCCCTGGAGCACCACAATTATTTCTTCATCAGCATGTTGATGAGGATCGTGACTTTTTTCTCCTTCGTTTAAAGTGGTAATGTGCATTTCCAACTCTTGCAAAGTAGGTGTAGGTCCTCTAGCAACATCTCTTCTTCCTCCTTTAGCACTTTTCTTAAATGGTAACTTTTGATAATCATAGCTTGTCAGGGAATTCACATCGGGCTTAAAATCCTCTCCCACCTTATCGGCCTCCAATTCTATTACAAAAAATGAAGTGGTTTCATCTCCCAAATGCTGGATTTTAACCGTCTTGTCATTTGGTACCCAAGCCACACTCCTACTTTCAAGTTGATTAATGTTTCCACCCTGATTGATCTGAAGTTTGCCAGAACCTATTAAAATCAATTTTTCATCCCCTTTCTTAATGGAAATACTTTTCCCTTGGCTGAGTTTATAGTGATTGACTCGGAAATTATCCAAAGTTTCAGTGGGCCCATCGACGATTGGTCTTATTTCCGTCCCTACTTCTGCATAAGCTGGTAACATTTTCCACTCAAAAACAGCGGATGGAATTGGCAATTGTTGAGCATTTAAAAAGGAGGGTAAGGTTATTAACAAAAGAAATAGCAGTTTTTTCATGGTTTTGGGTATTGTATGTTTGCTTAATCAAACAATAAAACAACATTTTTATTTGGGCTCCAAATAAATCCAGAAAAATACGCTCCCCAGAAGACTTAATTTACCTCTGGGTTTAAATGGAATAGACAGGGTTAATTCCTTAGTTTATAAAATCGCTCATCGAAGCACTTAAAAACTCCCTACCCCACCTATCTAACTCAATGTCATTAAGTTAAACTCAACTTTTCCGTTTGGCTTTTTCCCATGTGCTTTTTTGACTTCCTTTTAAAAAGCGGAGCAAACCTGCAACCACCGCATAGTTCATCATGCAAAAGTAAAAGGGAACAAATAATACCTTAATCCTAAGTTTTCGACTTTCCAAAAAATATCCAAGCAGTGCTGCTGCGTAAAAAGACAGTTGACTGACCATTAGCAGTTGATAAATAAGACCATGGTTTAATAGAAAAAAATTGGCTACAAATATAAACACCAACAAGAAAGGGGTTATTGTCCACCTAAGAACCCTATGAGAGAGGTATTGAAAAAACAATACTGGATGATTAAAAGGAGTAATTTTAAAAAACAATCTTTTCATGGACTGCCAACCTCCAGCGCTGATTCTAACCTTACGTTTAAGCTCTTCTCCAGTAGAGTCTGAACCAGTTTCCATGGCATAAGCATCAGGCTCATAAACAATCCTATAACCCTTTGAAGCAATCAAAAGAGATTGCATAAAGTCATCCAAAATAGTATCCTCTGGCAAGTCCTGGTAAAGGGCTGTTTTGAAAGCGACCAACTCTCCTGCTGCACCCACTGCTGAATAAAGATTTGAATCCATTTTCTTTAGAAAGGATTCATATTTCCAATACATACCTTCTCCGGCGGAACTGGCAGAATCTTCTTGTTCTACCAACACTCTTTTTTCACCGGAAACACAACCTACTTTTTCATTGCTAAAGTGTCTGACAATGTTTTTAATGGCAGATTTATTAAGTATTGTATTCGCATCAGTAAAAACCACGATTGGACTATTAATAAACTTCATAGCCCTGTTTTCAGCGGCTGTTTTACCTGCTCTCCTATCATCATGAAGCAATTTGACTTGCGGAAATTCCTGCAATACTTCTCTAAAATGATCATTGGAACCGTCAGTAATAAAAACAATTTCTAACCGCTCCTTTGGGTATTCCAGTCCCAAAGAATTAAGCACCTTGTCTTTTATTATATCTGCCTCATTATAACAAGGAACTACAAGTGTAACATTAGGCAAAAATTCATTGTTGTTGGGATTTAATTTTTTGACAAAAAATCCTTTCAATTTTACCAGTATGGCTATCACAATGCCATAACCTAAAAAAGTATAGGCAACTATTCCTATCGCTATCCAAAAAACTATTTGCATCATAAGAATTAATTTAAATAATGAATTTGATTTTAACTTTAAAATTTCGATTTTGTAAAAATTTAAAGTCCGTTTGAAACGAAATTTGATTTTTTACGGACACTTTATTTTTTGTAAAAAAAGAACTACTCAAACAACTTATAACAAAGGATTAAACTAGTTTTAATAATTAATTT
Protein-coding sequences here:
- a CDS encoding cupin domain-containing protein, with the translated sequence MKKLLFLLLITLPSFLNAQQLPIPSAVFEWKMLPAYAEVGTEIRPIVDGPTETLDNFRVNHYKLSQGKSISIKKGDEKLILIGSGKLQINQGGNINQLESRSVAWVPNDKTVKIQHLGDETTSFFVIELEADKVGEDFKPDVNSLTSYDYQKLPFKKSAKGGRRDVARGPTPTLQELEMHITTLNEGEKSHDPHQHADEEIIVVLQGEVEEMVNGVPYLLGPGSLIYLHAMDSHGIRNAGKGACEYYAIRWITKNTGK
- a CDS encoding glycosyltransferase family 2 protein; this translates as MMQIVFWIAIGIVAYTFLGYGIVIAILVKLKGFFVKKLNPNNNEFLPNVTLVVPCYNEADIIKDKVLNSLGLEYPKERLEIVFITDGSNDHFREVLQEFPQVKLLHDDRRAGKTAAENRAMKFINSPIVVFTDANTILNKSAIKNIVRHFSNEKVGCVSGEKRVLVEQEDSASSAGEGMYWKYESFLKKMDSNLYSAVGAAGELVAFKTALYQDLPEDTILDDFMQSLLIASKGYRIVYEPDAYAMETGSDSTGEELKRKVRISAGGWQSMKRLFFKITPFNHPVLFFQYLSHRVLRWTITPFLLVFIFVANFFLLNHGLIYQLLMVSQLSFYAAALLGYFLESRKLRIKVLFVPFYFCMMNYAVVAGLLRFLKGSQKSTWEKAKRKS